The Methylomagnum ishizawai genome has a window encoding:
- a CDS encoding ABC transporter ATP-binding protein, with amino-acid sequence MTHLIQVEQLYRYYGEHCAVNNVSFTLEKGEILGFLGPNGAGKSSTMQMICGNLAPTSGQILINGVDILDNPKEAKRELGYLPEVPPVYRDLTVDEFLEYCGRLHSLAGVKLKTAVAQAKERCGLIDVGGRLIGNLSKGYQQRVGIAQAILHNPAVIILDEPTVGLDPIQIREIRGLIRELGQDHGIILSTHILPEVQESCTRVQIIHQGQLVMNDSIDGLTQRMRASSLIMETRGAPDLERLRFVDGVQRIDDLGGGRYRIYHDKDKNPAERVTEIVVGQGAGLISISPERLSMEEIFIDITQHAVLTEPHPEESDL; translated from the coding sequence ATGACCCACCTCATCCAAGTCGAACAGCTTTACCGCTATTACGGCGAGCATTGCGCCGTGAACAATGTCAGCTTCACCCTGGAAAAGGGCGAAATCCTGGGTTTCCTCGGGCCGAACGGCGCGGGCAAGTCCTCCACCATGCAGATGATCTGCGGCAACCTCGCCCCGACTTCCGGCCAAATCCTCATCAATGGCGTCGATATCCTCGACAACCCCAAGGAAGCCAAGCGCGAACTGGGATATTTGCCGGAAGTGCCGCCGGTCTACCGCGACCTCACCGTCGACGAATTCCTGGAATACTGCGGCAGGCTCCACAGCCTCGCGGGGGTCAAGCTCAAAACGGCGGTGGCCCAGGCCAAGGAGCGCTGCGGCCTGATCGATGTGGGCGGGCGCTTGATCGGCAACCTGTCCAAGGGCTACCAGCAGCGGGTGGGCATCGCCCAGGCGATTTTGCACAATCCCGCCGTCATCATCCTCGACGAACCCACGGTCGGCCTCGACCCGATCCAAATCCGCGAAATCCGGGGACTCATCCGCGAACTCGGCCAGGACCATGGCATCATCCTTTCCACCCACATCCTGCCCGAGGTGCAGGAATCCTGTACCCGGGTGCAGATCATCCATCAAGGCCAGTTGGTGATGAACGACAGCATCGACGGCCTGACCCAAAGGATGCGGGCGTCCAGCCTCATCATGGAAACCCGCGGCGCGCCCGACTTGGAACGCCTGCGCTTCGTCGATGGCGTGCAGCGCATCGACGACCTGGGCGGCGGGCGCTACCGCATCTATCACGACAAGGATAAGAACCCCGCCGAGCGGGTCACGGAGATCGTGGTCGGACAGGGCGCGGGTTTGATTTCCATCAGCCCCGAACGTTTGAGCATGGAAGAAATCTTCATCGATATCACCCAACACGCCGTCCTGACCGAGCCGCACCCGGAGGAATCCGACCTATGA
- a CDS encoding MgtC/SapB family protein — protein MGFIRDFDWRSLEAIHNINLNSLLDTLISLAAAFVLGALIGLERQYRQRTAGLRTNVLVAVGAAAFVDMANRLTGHEGAVHITAYVVSGVGFLGAGAIMKGDANIRGLNTAATLWGSAAVGACAGADLLLEAACATLFVLGGNTWLRPLVNRIDRAPIDGKTGEASYSVCVICNRQDQRRVRQHLEALLEAARYPAGDFEVRPFAGNDVQIFATLLPLSVDADELERVVEQLAAGEGVNQAFWSSSVTE, from the coding sequence ATGGGTTTCATCCGCGACTTCGATTGGCGTTCCTTGGAAGCCATCCATAACATCAACCTGAATTCCTTGCTCGATACCCTTATCAGCCTGGCCGCGGCCTTCGTGCTGGGCGCTTTGATCGGCCTGGAACGCCAATACCGCCAGCGTACCGCCGGGCTCAGGACCAATGTGCTGGTGGCGGTCGGGGCCGCGGCCTTCGTCGATATGGCGAACCGCCTGACCGGGCACGAGGGGGCGGTGCATATCACCGCCTATGTGGTGTCGGGGGTGGGGTTCCTCGGGGCCGGGGCCATCATGAAGGGGGACGCCAATATCCGGGGCTTGAACACGGCGGCGACCCTGTGGGGTTCGGCGGCGGTCGGGGCCTGCGCCGGGGCCGATCTCTTGCTGGAAGCGGCGTGCGCCACCTTGTTCGTGCTGGGCGGGAATACTTGGCTACGGCCCCTGGTCAACCGCATCGACCGCGCCCCCATCGACGGGAAAACCGGCGAGGCCAGCTATTCCGTCTGCGTCATCTGCAACCGCCAGGACCAGCGCCGCGTCCGCCAGCATTTGGAAGCCTTGTTGGAAGCGGCCCGGTATCCGGCGGGCGATTTCGAGGTCCGTCCCTTCGCGGGGAACGACGTGCAAATCTTCGCCACCCTGTTGCCGCTTTCGGTGGATGCCGATGAATTGGAACGGGTGGTCGAGCAACTCGCGGCCGGCGAGGGCGTGAACCAAGCCTTTTGGAGTTCCAGCGTGACGGAATGA
- a CDS encoding ABC transporter permease, producing the protein MMAFTIAEREFRSLFLSPLAWSILGVIQIILAFMFLVQLDYYLDLQARIAGMPDAPGVTDLVVAPLFGNAGVILLFVTPLLTMRLISEERRNRTLSLLFTAPVSITEIVLGKYLGVLGLLFSVVGLLVLMPLSLFLGGTLDPGKLAACVLALLLLLASLAAVGLYISALASQPTVAGVVTFGVSLLLWIINWTERGAGGVLEYLSLLRHYEALLKGLVSTTDLVYFLLFILTFLVLSVHTLDNDRLQK; encoded by the coding sequence ATGATGGCCTTCACCATCGCGGAGCGCGAGTTCCGCAGCTTATTCCTATCGCCCCTGGCCTGGTCGATCCTGGGCGTGATCCAGATCATCCTGGCCTTCATGTTCCTGGTCCAATTGGATTACTACCTCGACCTCCAGGCCCGTATCGCCGGGATGCCCGACGCGCCCGGTGTCACCGACCTGGTGGTCGCGCCTTTGTTCGGCAACGCCGGGGTGATCCTGTTGTTCGTGACCCCGCTCCTCACCATGCGCCTCATCAGCGAGGAGCGCCGCAACCGCACCTTGAGCCTGCTGTTCACCGCGCCGGTGTCCATCACCGAGATCGTGTTGGGCAAATACCTGGGCGTGTTGGGATTGTTGTTCAGCGTGGTGGGTTTGCTGGTGCTGATGCCTTTGTCCTTGTTCCTGGGCGGCACCTTGGACCCCGGCAAACTGGCGGCTTGCGTCCTGGCCTTGTTGTTATTGCTGGCGTCCTTGGCGGCGGTGGGGCTGTATATCTCGGCCCTCGCCAGCCAGCCGACCGTGGCCGGCGTCGTCACCTTCGGCGTATCGCTGTTGCTGTGGATCATCAATTGGACCGAGCGCGGCGCGGGCGGGGTGTTGGAATATCTGTCGCTGCTGCGCCATTACGAAGCCTTGTTGAAAGGCTTGGTTTCGACCACCGACCTCGTGTATTTCCTGCTGTTCATCCTCACCTTCCTGGTGTTGAGCGTCCACACCCTGGATAACGACCGCCTGCAAAAATGA
- a CDS encoding Re/Si-specific NAD(P)(+) transhydrogenase subunit alpha: MRIGVPKEIHAGEKRVATVPEVAEKLIKLGFSITVESGAGVGANFSDECYREAGCEIADSADAVWGESDVVLKVRGPQPAEVEKLKAGGHLVSFLWPAQNPELLESLAAKQATVLAMDAVPRISRAQKLDALSSMANIAGYRAVVEAAHQFGRFFTGQITAAGKVPPAKVFVIGVGVAGLAAIGAANGLGAIVRACDTRPEVKDQVKSMGAEWVEPDYKEDEGASATGYAKIMSEAYQKAQREMIARQCMDVDIVITTALIPGKPAPKLITAGMVESMKPGSVIVDLAAEQGGNCELCEPGQIAVKHGVSIIGYTDLPSRLARQSSTLYATNLLRLLEELCKEKDGNVSVNMDDEMIRGATVVKDGSITWPPPPISVSAAPKVGATAAPPVAKKEEKKPLLPAWASTTLNVGLAALVFWWVGANAPASFLSHFTVFALACFVGYMVIWNVTPALHTPLMSVTNAISSIIAIGALIQVSSPGAFILILAGLAIVLTSINMAGGFWVTQRMLSMFRK; this comes from the coding sequence ATGCGAATTGGGGTACCCAAAGAAATACACGCCGGGGAAAAGCGTGTGGCGACCGTGCCGGAAGTGGCCGAGAAACTCATCAAGCTCGGGTTTTCCATCACGGTGGAATCGGGGGCGGGTGTCGGGGCCAATTTCTCCGACGAGTGCTACCGGGAAGCCGGGTGCGAAATCGCCGACAGCGCCGACGCGGTGTGGGGCGAATCGGATGTGGTATTGAAGGTGCGCGGCCCGCAGCCCGCGGAAGTCGAAAAACTCAAGGCAGGCGGGCACCTCGTCAGCTTCCTCTGGCCCGCCCAGAACCCGGAACTCTTGGAAAGCCTCGCCGCCAAGCAGGCCACCGTGCTGGCGATGGACGCGGTACCGCGCATCTCCCGCGCCCAGAAGCTGGACGCCCTGAGTTCCATGGCGAACATCGCGGGCTACCGCGCCGTGGTCGAGGCCGCCCACCAGTTCGGGCGCTTCTTCACCGGCCAGATCACCGCCGCGGGCAAGGTGCCGCCGGCCAAGGTGTTCGTGATCGGCGTGGGTGTGGCGGGACTCGCCGCCATCGGTGCCGCCAATGGCCTGGGCGCTATCGTCCGCGCCTGCGACACCCGCCCGGAAGTGAAGGATCAAGTGAAATCCATGGGCGCGGAATGGGTGGAGCCGGACTACAAGGAAGACGAAGGCGCGTCGGCCACCGGCTACGCCAAGATCATGAGCGAAGCCTACCAAAAGGCCCAGCGCGAAATGATCGCCCGCCAATGCATGGACGTGGACATCGTCATCACCACCGCGCTGATTCCGGGCAAGCCCGCGCCCAAGCTGATCACCGCCGGAATGGTCGAATCGATGAAGCCCGGCAGCGTCATCGTGGACCTCGCGGCGGAACAGGGCGGCAACTGCGAGCTGTGCGAACCGGGCCAGATCGCGGTCAAGCACGGCGTCAGCATCATCGGCTACACCGACCTTCCCAGCCGCCTGGCCCGCCAATCCTCCACCCTCTACGCCACCAACCTGCTGCGGCTCCTGGAAGAACTCTGCAAGGAGAAGGACGGCAACGTCAGCGTCAACATGGACGACGAGATGATCCGGGGCGCGACTGTGGTCAAGGACGGCTCCATCACCTGGCCGCCACCGCCGATCTCCGTGTCCGCCGCGCCCAAGGTCGGGGCCACCGCCGCCCCGCCCGTCGCCAAGAAGGAGGAAAAGAAACCGCTACTCCCGGCCTGGGCCTCGACCACGCTCAATGTCGGGCTGGCCGCGCTGGTGTTCTGGTGGGTCGGAGCCAACGCCCCGGCCAGCTTCCTGTCCCATTTCACCGTGTTCGCCCTGGCCTGCTTCGTCGGCTACATGGTGATTTGGAACGTCACCCCGGCCCTGCACACTCCGCTGATGAGCGTCACCAACGCCATTTCCAGCATCATCGCCATCGGTGCCTTGATCCAGGTTTCCTCGCCCGGCGCGTTCATCCTGATCCTGGCGGGGCTGGCCATCGTGCTGACCTCGATCAATATGGCGGGCGGCTTCTGGGTTACCCAGCGCATGCTCAGCATGTTCAGAAAATAA